Proteins from a genomic interval of Stenotrophomonas maltophilia:
- a CDS encoding tail fiber domain-containing protein has product MRLKITDAGFAKLVNPPNTGTNAVLITQIGLTSTAFVPSAGLTALPGEIKRVATFGGQAVGDDTVHVTIRDDSATSYTLRGFGLYLADGTLFASYGQADPIMEKSAASMLLLATDTRFSGIDTTQIQFGDAGFLYPPATTEVVGVVELATSTEAEDATDTQRAVTPRGVRAYTDKRFGASTPTALAKTLLSAANTSAARTALELKSAALKDTGHGNGLDADTLDGKHASEFALAGDFATVGHKHVIADVTGLQEAINDKANLSRNDFRDQQFIGGTYPLLGFGKYGAETAYIGAWEGKSTWRSWNAGRTAAGELTIAHNDVPRWNGSAMWHAGNFAPDTKMDKSGGTFTGHVAVNGNSLRSYGWNGVANDGVLVLGDTNSYIFKNGSNFTFANAAGGYTAMLNAGGTVWTSGNFDPASKISKAGDIMSGALNMYVGQGSTQVVHQRFGWANNVTRWATAMESDAALSLYSYDFTGGTPTQRASFSNVQYRENTFVGGVTSAGGNAAFIIKDRGNSNQEFHIYNTDNVFRIWSSTAQVDRLQLSAAGALWTAGGFDIGSSRKLKNIDGELSYGLAVVEKMELAAGHYKPEYNDDGRRRLFFVAEQLAELVPEAVDLEGVEFQGERVASVKLDQLLPVMAKAIQELAAEVRALKAER; this is encoded by the coding sequence ATGCGCTTGAAAATCACCGATGCCGGCTTCGCCAAGCTGGTCAATCCGCCGAACACCGGCACCAACGCCGTCCTGATCACCCAGATCGGCCTGACCTCGACTGCCTTCGTGCCTTCGGCGGGGCTCACCGCACTGCCCGGCGAGATCAAGCGCGTCGCCACCTTCGGCGGCCAGGCGGTGGGCGATGACACCGTGCACGTCACCATCCGCGACGACAGCGCCACCTCCTACACGCTGCGCGGCTTCGGCCTGTACCTGGCCGACGGCACCCTGTTCGCCAGCTACGGCCAGGCCGATCCGATCATGGAGAAGTCGGCCGCGTCGATGCTGCTGCTGGCCACCGATACCCGCTTCAGCGGGATCGACACGACGCAGATCCAGTTCGGCGATGCCGGCTTCCTTTATCCACCCGCCACCACCGAGGTGGTCGGCGTGGTCGAGCTGGCCACCAGCACCGAAGCCGAAGATGCGACCGACACCCAGCGCGCAGTTACCCCGCGTGGCGTGCGCGCTTACACCGACAAGCGCTTCGGCGCCAGCACCCCGACCGCGCTGGCGAAGACACTGCTGTCTGCGGCGAACACCAGCGCGGCCCGCACGGCGCTGGAGCTGAAGAGTGCCGCACTGAAGGACACCGGGCATGGCAACGGCCTGGACGCCGACACCCTGGACGGCAAGCACGCCTCCGAGTTCGCCCTGGCCGGTGACTTCGCCACCGTGGGCCACAAGCATGTGATTGCTGATGTGACCGGGCTGCAGGAGGCGATCAACGACAAGGCCAACCTGTCGCGTAATGACTTCCGCGACCAGCAGTTCATTGGTGGCACATACCCGCTTCTTGGCTTCGGCAAGTACGGCGCGGAAACCGCGTACATCGGGGCCTGGGAGGGCAAGTCGACCTGGAGGTCATGGAATGCCGGCCGGACCGCCGCAGGCGAACTGACCATCGCACACAATGACGTGCCGCGCTGGAACGGCTCGGCGATGTGGCACGCCGGGAACTTCGCGCCCGACACGAAGATGGATAAGAGTGGCGGGACGTTCACCGGACACGTCGCCGTAAATGGAAACTCGCTTCGTTCCTATGGATGGAATGGAGTTGCCAACGACGGCGTGCTCGTGCTCGGGGACACCAATTCCTACATCTTCAAGAACGGGTCGAACTTCACTTTCGCCAATGCGGCAGGCGGATACACCGCCATGCTCAACGCGGGCGGCACTGTCTGGACCAGCGGCAATTTCGATCCAGCAAGCAAGATAAGCAAAGCCGGCGACATCATGAGCGGCGCGCTGAACATGTACGTGGGCCAGGGCAGCACCCAGGTCGTACATCAGCGGTTCGGCTGGGCCAACAACGTGACCCGTTGGGCCACCGCCATGGAGAGCGACGCAGCACTTTCGCTTTACTCCTACGACTTCACCGGAGGAACTCCGACGCAGCGGGCAAGCTTCAGCAATGTCCAGTACCGGGAGAACACATTCGTCGGCGGCGTCACTTCCGCAGGTGGCAATGCCGCATTCATCATCAAGGACCGTGGGAACTCGAATCAAGAGTTCCATATCTACAACACGGACAACGTGTTCCGGATCTGGTCGTCCACCGCGCAAGTGGATCGGCTACAGCTGAGTGCCGCCGGGGCTCTCTGGACAGCCGGCGGCTTCGATATTGGCTCTTCGCGCAAGCTGAAGAACATCGATGGCGAACTTTCCTACGGCCTGGCTGTTGTAGAAAAAATGGAACTGGCCGCCGGCCACTACAAGCCCGAGTACAACGACGACGGTCGCCGCCGCCTGTTCTTCGTCGCCGAGCAGCTGGCCGAACTGGTGCCGGAAGCGGTCGACCTGGAAGGTGTCGAGTTCCAGGGCGAGCGCGTGGCATCGGTCAAGCTCGACCAGCTGCTGCCGGTGATGGCCAAGGCCATCCAGGAGCTGGCCGCCGAAGTGCGCGCACTGAAAGCGGAGCGCTGA